The following proteins are encoded in a genomic region of Pseudorca crassidens isolate mPseCra1 chromosome 1, mPseCra1.hap1, whole genome shotgun sequence:
- the TIPIN gene encoding TIMELESS-interacting protein isoform X2 produces the protein MLEPQENGLIDLPDYEQTEDETFPPFPPPASPEREDGEGAEPEEELGRGAPVPVPPKRTVKRNIPKLNAERLISERGLPALRHVFDKAKFKGKGHEAEDLKTLIRHMEHWAHRLFPKLQFEDFIDRVEYLGNKKEVQTCLKRIRLDLPILHEDFVSNNDEVGENNGHDVTATELDPFLTNSSESAKFASESSRSLTEEQQQRIERNKQLALERRQAKLLSSSQSLGNDLLMNTPSTQTPEEGSTGEEQKEEESSGFNKDLLDNPHNDAAANTVNEEEELKIEKMQLDQSF, from the exons ATGCTAGAACCACAGGAGAATGGCTTGATTGACCTACCAGATTATGAGCAGACAGAAGATGAAACTTTTCCTccattcccacctccagcctctccAGAGAGAGAAGATGGTGAAGGAGCTGAACCTGAAGAAG AGTTAGGGAGAGGAGCACCTGTTCCTGTACCTCCAAAGAGAACAGTTAAAAGGAATATACCCAAGCTGAATGCTGAGAG ATTAATTTCAGAGAGAGGGCTTCCAGCATTAAGGCATGTGTTTGATAAGGCAAAATTCAAAGGTAAAGGTCATGAG GCTGAGGACTTGAAGACACTAATCAGACACATGGAGCACTGGGCGCATAGGCTATTCCCTAAACTGCAATTTGAAGATTTTATTGACAGAGTTGAATATCtgggaaataaaaaggaagttcAG acCTGTTTAAAACGAATTCGACTTGATCTCCCTATTTTACATGAAGATTTTGTTAGCAATAATG ATGAAGTAGGGGAAAATAATGGCCATGATGTAACTGCTACCGAGTTAGATCCCTTTCTGACAAACTCATCTGAAAGTGCAAAGTTTGCTTCTGAGTCGAGTAGAAGCCTAacagaagaacaacaacaaagaattgAGAGAAATAAACAACTGGCCTTGGAAAGAAGACAGGCAAAGCTACTGAGTAGTAGTCAGTCCCTaggaaatg ACTTGTTAATGAACACACCCAGTACACAGACACCTGAAGAGGGTAGTACAGGTGAGGAGCAAAAGGAGGAAGAATCAAGTGGATTTAACAAAGACCTTCTAGACAATCCACATAATGATGCTGCTGCCAATACTGTAAATGAAGAGGAggaattaaaaatagagaaaatgcaactGGACCAgtccttttaa
- the TIPIN gene encoding TIMELESS-interacting protein isoform X1 — MAEEEKMLEPQENGLIDLPDYEQTEDETFPPFPPPASPEREDGEGAEPEEELGRGAPVPVPPKRTVKRNIPKLNAERLISERGLPALRHVFDKAKFKGKGHEAEDLKTLIRHMEHWAHRLFPKLQFEDFIDRVEYLGNKKEVQTCLKRIRLDLPILHEDFVSNNDEVGENNGHDVTATELDPFLTNSSESAKFASESSRSLTEEQQQRIERNKQLALERRQAKLLSSSQSLGNDLLMNTPSTQTPEEGSTGEEQKEEESSGFNKDLLDNPHNDAAANTVNEEEELKIEKMQLDQSF; from the exons atggcagaag agGAAAAGATGCTAGAACCACAGGAGAATGGCTTGATTGACCTACCAGATTATGAGCAGACAGAAGATGAAACTTTTCCTccattcccacctccagcctctccAGAGAGAGAAGATGGTGAAGGAGCTGAACCTGAAGAAG AGTTAGGGAGAGGAGCACCTGTTCCTGTACCTCCAAAGAGAACAGTTAAAAGGAATATACCCAAGCTGAATGCTGAGAG ATTAATTTCAGAGAGAGGGCTTCCAGCATTAAGGCATGTGTTTGATAAGGCAAAATTCAAAGGTAAAGGTCATGAG GCTGAGGACTTGAAGACACTAATCAGACACATGGAGCACTGGGCGCATAGGCTATTCCCTAAACTGCAATTTGAAGATTTTATTGACAGAGTTGAATATCtgggaaataaaaaggaagttcAG acCTGTTTAAAACGAATTCGACTTGATCTCCCTATTTTACATGAAGATTTTGTTAGCAATAATG ATGAAGTAGGGGAAAATAATGGCCATGATGTAACTGCTACCGAGTTAGATCCCTTTCTGACAAACTCATCTGAAAGTGCAAAGTTTGCTTCTGAGTCGAGTAGAAGCCTAacagaagaacaacaacaaagaattgAGAGAAATAAACAACTGGCCTTGGAAAGAAGACAGGCAAAGCTACTGAGTAGTAGTCAGTCCCTaggaaatg ACTTGTTAATGAACACACCCAGTACACAGACACCTGAAGAGGGTAGTACAGGTGAGGAGCAAAAGGAGGAAGAATCAAGTGGATTTAACAAAGACCTTCTAGACAATCCACATAATGATGCTGCTGCCAATACTGTAAATGAAGAGGAggaattaaaaatagagaaaatgcaactGGACCAgtccttttaa
- the TIPIN gene encoding TIMELESS-interacting protein isoform X3 produces MSRQKMKLFLHSHLQPLQREKMVKELNLKKAEDLKTLIRHMEHWAHRLFPKLQFEDFIDRVEYLGNKKEVQTCLKRIRLDLPILHEDFVSNNDEVGENNGHDVTATELDPFLTNSSESAKFASESSRSLTEEQQQRIERNKQLALERRQAKLLSSSQSLGNDLLMNTPSTQTPEEGSTGEEQKEEESSGFNKDLLDNPHNDAAANTVNEEEELKIEKMQLDQSF; encoded by the exons ATGAGCAGACAGAAGATGAAACTTTTCCTccattcccacctccagcctctccAGAGAGAGAAGATGGTGAAGGAGCTGAACCTGAAGAAG GCTGAGGACTTGAAGACACTAATCAGACACATGGAGCACTGGGCGCATAGGCTATTCCCTAAACTGCAATTTGAAGATTTTATTGACAGAGTTGAATATCtgggaaataaaaaggaagttcAG acCTGTTTAAAACGAATTCGACTTGATCTCCCTATTTTACATGAAGATTTTGTTAGCAATAATG ATGAAGTAGGGGAAAATAATGGCCATGATGTAACTGCTACCGAGTTAGATCCCTTTCTGACAAACTCATCTGAAAGTGCAAAGTTTGCTTCTGAGTCGAGTAGAAGCCTAacagaagaacaacaacaaagaattgAGAGAAATAAACAACTGGCCTTGGAAAGAAGACAGGCAAAGCTACTGAGTAGTAGTCAGTCCCTaggaaatg ACTTGTTAATGAACACACCCAGTACACAGACACCTGAAGAGGGTAGTACAGGTGAGGAGCAAAAGGAGGAAGAATCAAGTGGATTTAACAAAGACCTTCTAGACAATCCACATAATGATGCTGCTGCCAATACTGTAAATGAAGAGGAggaattaaaaatagagaaaatgcaactGGACCAgtccttttaa